Proteins encoded within one genomic window of Aquarana catesbeiana isolate 2022-GZ linkage group LG03, ASM4218655v1, whole genome shotgun sequence:
- the SCAMP5 gene encoding secretory carrier-associated membrane protein 5 — protein MSDKQNNFPPLPRFIPLKPCFYQDFETDIPDQHRTMAKRIYYLWMLNSITLAVNLIGCLAWLIGGGGATNFGLAFLWLILFTPCSYVCWFRPIYKAFKTDSSFNFMAFFFTFLAQLVISIIQAVGIPGWGVCGWIAAISFFGTNVGSAVVMLIPTIMFTAMAVLSFIALTKVHKFYRGAGGSLSKAQEEWTSGAWKNPHVQQAAQNAALGAAQGAMTQQEPQYSATPNYGYSNQM, from the exons ATGTCTG ATAAACAGAACAACTTCCCCCCTCTACCGCGTTTCATACCTCTGAAGCCATGTTTCTACCAGGATTTTGAAACGGATATTCCTGACCAACATCGGACCATGGCTAAACGTATTTACTATTTGTGGATGT TGAACAGCATCACGCTGGCGGTGAATCTGATTGGCTGCCTGGCGTGGCTGATTGGAGGAGGCGGAGCCACTAATTTCGGCCTGGCATTTCTATGGCTCATCCTTTTCACTCCCTGTTCCTACGTGTGCTGGTTCAGACCCATTTACAAAGCGTTCAA GACGGACAGTTCCTTTAACTTTATGGCTTTCTTCTTTACCTTCTTGGCCCAGTTGGTTATTAGCATAATACAAGCCGTTGGTATTCCTGGCTGGGGAGTCTG CGGATGGATTGCAGCAATTTCCTTCTTTGGAACAAATGTGGGGTCTGCGGTGGTGATGCTGATTCCTACCATTATGTTCACAGCTATGGCCGTCTTGTCCTTTATAGCATTGACTAAG GTACACAAATTTTACCGTGGTGCAGGAGGCAGCCTGAGTAAGGCACAGGAGGAATGGACCTCAGGTGCTTGGAAAAACCCCCATGTCCAGCAGGCAGCTCAGAATGCAGCTCTTGGGGCAGCACAAGGTGCAATGACACAGCAAGAACCTCAGTACTCGGCCACACCCAACTATGGCTACTCAAATCAAATGTAA